The sequence CATTGGCATTTCTAATTTCAAATAAAAACGGAAAAATATTAAGACCAGTAATTCTAAGAAATATTGAGTTTTTGCAAATCGTAAAACCAATACATTCATGTTTATCATTATATATTCGAAATTGTTTAAAAATGCAGGAGCTTCTATTTTTCTTATAAATATGATAACTTTTTGTACTGAAAAAATTGTCGCTCATTTTTATTATAAAACTTGTATGATTAGAGGTAAGGTATTGTTTAATGTTGTTTGACATTAAAAGCACTTAGTCGTCAAAAAAAAAAGTATAATTTATTGAAGAGTATCAATTTGAAACAAATAACAAAATGATTTTGAACAACTTGAAAGGTTTTAAAAAACAACTAGAGAAATAATTTTCCTATTTAAACCTGAAAATATATTTCAATATACTTTTGTAATGTGGGTTACTTTTCTTTCTACAAAAGCTATTAATTCCTCTATATTTCTATTTTCATTGCACTTATTAGAAATTGAAATTATATATCCGTTTTTTTCTTTTATATATAAAAGAAAAAAATCTTTAGTTAGAATTACTTTATCAATTTGGCTCCATTTATGGGTAATCTCCCCGAGTGGCGAATGAACATATATTAATGAATTTGTAAAATTGAGTTTGTATTGCGCTATAAAATTTTCAAACTTTAAAAGCCTTTTGATTAATTGAAAAATTAAATTGCTTGCAGTTTTTACTAATAAGTATTGAAACAATAAAAAAATGATTATCAAAGCTAGATTTCTAATGATCCAAACTATGTAATCAGAACTTTTATTCAAATTAAAAAAACTAAAAAAAACAGCTACAATTAAAAGCATACTTAAAAAGAAGCGAACCCTTGTTTCCCATAAATTTTTAAAATACATTTTATTGAGTTTGTGTATTTCTCCAATATTTAATGCAAATTCAAAAGACAATTTAGAATCATTCATAGTACTAGAAATTTAACATCAAGGAATGTGGTTAATTTTTGTTTTCAAAGGAGACAAAATTACTTTGATGATTAAAAATGCATATCCATTTTAAGCCATGAAAATATCACTATAAGACTTTTTAAAAAGACTAAAAATTATGGCTAATTAATAATCCTATTTTTAATTAAAAACCAAGAAATTTTATATCAATTAAAAAACAAAAAAAAGCCTCAATAAGTCAAAAAAACAACATAATAAGACAACAAATTTCAAACACAATTATTTAATAATCAAATACTTAACTATAACAAAATTTTAAATATTATTCATCTATTTTTAATTACTTTTGGCGACCATAAAAATAATTTTGCAGATAATTTCCTATAAAATGAAATCCCAAACGGTCGAAAAAAAACTTAAAGAAAGAATCAAAGAACTGACATGTTTATATGAAATTTCGAAAACAATTTCTAAGTCACATTTCTTTGAAGAAAAAGTTCTAAAAAAGATAATCCAATACACAAAAAAAGCTTGGCAGTTTAATAATGATGCCATCGTTGAATTGCGTGCAGGAAATTATTATTTTACGACTGCTCCGCTACCAAGCCAGAGTCTTTTCCAAAATTCCGTCATTAATCTACCTTATACAGAACCTGGTTATATCAGAGTACATTATCCATCTGAAAATTTTAATCCAAGTGATTTTCTATTAGATGAACAAAAGCTGCTTGATATGGTAGCGCTTGAAATTAGTCATTATATAGAAAAATTTCAGATTCTGGAACGAAAAGCTTCTTTAAGAAGAACACTCGAGCATATGGACCGATTGGCAATTCTAAGCGAAACGATTGCCGGAATTGCTCATGAGCTTAATAATCCTTTAGCCAATATTTTGGGTTATGCTGAATTGATCAAAATTACAAACACTAATTCTGAAATTGATTCAGATATAACAACAATTATAGATACAGTAATCTATACCCGTGAAATTGTAAAAAAGCTGATGTTCTTTTCATGTGAAATGCCTTATCAACCAAAATTACAAGACATTAATCCCATTATCACTTTTGCCCTCTCCATTTTAAAACAAAATTTTCACAAAAAAGAAATAAAAAGCGAAGTGCATTTTAACAACAAAATTTCAACTGCGATAATTGATTCTGTACAATTAACACAGTTGGTTTTCAATATATTAAAAAATGCTATTCAGGCATCTCCCCAAAAAAGCACCATAAAAACAATCATCGAAAATGATGAGAAAAATATTATTATAAAAATTGAAGATCAAGGTCACGGAATACCTGAAGAAATAAAGCAACAAATATTTGAGCCTTTTTTCACAACAAAAAAAATAAAAAACGGTGCTGGTCTTGGATTAAGTGTTGTACATGGAATTATAAAAAATCATAACGGAGAAATAACTGTTATAAATAATTATCCAAGTGGTTCAATTTTTATAATCAGTTTACCTATTAATCAATAACAAAATGAGCTTAAAGAAAGAAAACATACTTATTGTAGATGATAATTATGAGATGCTAAATCTCACGCAACGCACTATAAAAACGTTGCATTATCATACATATAAAGCTTCATCTGTTAATGAAGCAATCGATGTGTTAAAAAACCATAGCATCGATCTCTTAATTACCGATTTAAATATGCCAGAGGTAAATGGTATCGAATTATTAAAATATAGTGAAGAG comes from Flavobacterium sp. KACC 22761 and encodes:
- a CDS encoding YcxB family protein yields the protein MNDSKLSFEFALNIGEIHKLNKMYFKNLWETRVRFFLSMLLIVAVFFSFFNLNKSSDYIVWIIRNLALIIIFLLFQYLLVKTASNLIFQLIKRLLKFENFIAQYKLNFTNSLIYVHSPLGEITHKWSQIDKVILTKDFFLLYIKEKNGYIISISNKCNENRNIEELIAFVERKVTHITKVY
- a CDS encoding sensor histidine kinase produces the protein MRAGNYYFTTAPLPSQSLFQNSVINLPYTEPGYIRVHYPSENFNPSDFLLDEQKLLDMVALEISHYIEKFQILERKASLRRTLEHMDRLAILSETIAGIAHELNNPLANILGYAELIKITNTNSEIDSDITTIIDTVIYTREIVKKLMFFSCEMPYQPKLQDINPIITFALSILKQNFHKKEIKSEVHFNNKISTAIIDSVQLTQLVFNILKNAIQASPQKSTIKTIIENDEKNIIIKIEDQGHGIPEEIKQQIFEPFFTTKKIKNGAGLGLSVVHGIIKNHNGEITVINNYPSGSIFIISLPINQ